In Triticum urartu cultivar G1812 unplaced genomic scaffold, Tu2.1 TuUngrouped_contig_6396, whole genome shotgun sequence, a genomic segment contains:
- the LOC125530553 gene encoding LOW QUALITY PROTEIN: flap endonuclease GEN-like 1 (The sequence of the model RefSeq protein was modified relative to this genomic sequence to represent the inferred CDS: inserted 2 bases in 1 codon): MGVRGGFWKALQPYARQEGMGCLRGRRVAVDLSSWIVSAMSTKSPTRRNIVFRTLSLFSKMGAFPVFVVDGMPSPLKAKATSEAFTRCVHECVELLGHLGRPILPAKGEAEALCAQLNREGKVDXSDSDAFLCGATTVIKVFRSTKEPFECYNIADIQDGSGLSRKRMIAMALLIGSDYDLQGVPGVGLQTALAFVQLFHEDHILDELRAIGKGIYPPAAFASQCPSFDKIQIEVLLALVNNQFTILLLLPFTLLDVPGDYICAAESVATWVAL, translated from the exons ATGGGCGTGCGCGGCGGTTTCTGGAAGGCCCTGCAGCCGTACGCGCGGCAGGAAGGCATGGGATGTCTCCGCGGCCGCCGCGTCGCCGTCGACCTCTCGTCGTGGATCGTCTCCGCCATGAGCACCAAGTCGCCCACCCGCCGCAACATCGTCTTCCGCACGCTCTCCCTCTTCTCCAAGATGGGGGCGTTCCCGGTGTTCGTGGTGGACGGCATGCCGTCTCCGCTCAAGGCCAAGGCCACAAGTGAGGCCTTCACGCGATGCGTCCACGAGTGTGTGG AACTGCTTGGGCATCTGGGAAGGCCGATACTCCCGGCAAAGGGCGAGGCCGAAGCACTGTGCGCTCAGTTGAATCGTGAGGGCAAGGTGGA CTCTGACAGCGACGCCTTCCTCTGCGGAGCCACCACGGTGATCAAAGTGTTCCGGTCCACTAAGGAACCCTTCGAGTGCTACAACATAGCCGACATACAGGATGGCAGTGGGTTGAGTAGGAAACGAATGATCGCCATGGCGCTTCTTATTGGCAGTGACTATGATCTGCAGGGGGTGCCCGGTGTGGGTCTTCAGACCGCACTTGCGTTCGTGCAATTATTTCATGAAGACCATATCTTGGATGA ATTACGTGCAATCGGAAAAGGAATCTATCCACCTGCAGCTTTCGCATCTCAATGTCCTAGCTTTGACAAG ATCCAGATCGAGGTCCTCCTCGCCCTCGTCAATAATCAATtcaccatcctcctcctcctccccttcactCTCCTCGACGTGCCCGGCGACTACATCTGCGCGGCTGAATCGGTGGCGACATGGGTAGCGCTATAA